A single region of the Streptomyces vilmorinianum genome encodes:
- a CDS encoding S8 family peptidase, giving the protein MRRPIWATVVTAMMTVTLGAIPANAAPVNAGTTTPTAADPIDPALHDEVADGGTVRVNVVTRSRADLPAAARAGKALQTLAALPVTTLNVDEAGLEKLAAQPGVVSVTEDVAVPPTLDSSLPVIGADKTRAAGNTGAGTAVAILDTGVAVKHPFLGNRVIAEACFSTVVPDYPATSLCPNGTEQQEGPGSADTEAGPCATMGTVCDHGTHVAGIAAGNGQGVTGAPKAGVAPGASIIAIQVFSKVDSAERCSPRTAPCVLTFTSATLAALDHVLQLRQSGTPVVAANMSLGGGQHTTACDQDARKVAVDSLLAAGVATVVSAGNSGWTDAVSSPGCVSSAITVGSTVDDDTLSSFTNRGPLLDVFAPGSDIVSSIPRGGFGSKNGTSMAAPHVAGALAVLRQAYPRATIAQLETILKTGGKTVTYTGGSTPRIQLDLSPRITDFNCDGVEDTVFGDPKATVGGDANAGVVRVIHGGGKGTAEINQDLAAVSGGAEPGDWFGENLATFDHDKDGCTDLVVGVPAEDVGTTTDAGSAQIFYGAANGLSTGKAALDLVQGTGAGSILSSAPEAGDRFGNAVAAGHTRAGEPYLVIGVSGEDLGTVADAGSAHYLRGSINVAVHQDKPGMSGTAEAGDKFGSSLAASANHVVIGSPGEAIGTLANAGGVQILKHDLSVDGIPAPVQGISQDDDFVSGASEAGDQFGASVAAVTYRPSATAAATDTVFAVGSPGEALTVGTSTVTQAGAVQSFRVTGTGTVTQAANFHAEVENVQGSAEAGDKFGQKVALADLAPRAPGTASSLVLAVGIAGEDVGTTTDAGAVQTFYPFGAPGDNDFWIEAGNASGLGGTPTAGHAVGTHLGATAGRLYIGVPNTAPYGAAYALPWSNATGGRTGTTGTVTTHQPGQNGLPAAGGGFGWSIG; this is encoded by the coding sequence ATGAGAAGGCCTATATGGGCCACGGTCGTCACCGCGATGATGACCGTGACCCTCGGCGCCATACCGGCCAACGCCGCGCCGGTGAACGCCGGAACCACCACCCCCACGGCAGCCGACCCCATCGACCCCGCCCTCCACGACGAGGTCGCCGACGGCGGCACCGTCAGGGTCAACGTCGTCACCAGGAGCCGCGCGGACCTGCCCGCCGCGGCCCGTGCCGGCAAGGCGCTGCAGACCTTGGCCGCACTGCCCGTGACCACCCTGAACGTGGACGAGGCGGGTCTCGAGAAGCTGGCCGCACAGCCGGGCGTGGTCAGCGTCACCGAAGACGTGGCCGTCCCCCCGACGCTGGATTCGAGCCTTCCCGTGATCGGCGCGGACAAGACCCGCGCCGCGGGAAACACCGGTGCGGGCACCGCGGTGGCCATCCTGGACACCGGCGTCGCCGTCAAGCACCCCTTCCTGGGCAACCGGGTGATCGCCGAGGCGTGCTTCTCCACCGTCGTCCCCGACTACCCCGCCACCAGCCTGTGCCCCAACGGCACCGAGCAGCAGGAGGGGCCGGGCTCGGCGGACACGGAAGCCGGGCCCTGCGCGACGATGGGCACCGTCTGTGACCACGGAACCCACGTGGCGGGTATCGCCGCGGGCAACGGGCAGGGCGTGACCGGAGCTCCCAAGGCCGGTGTCGCCCCCGGCGCCTCCATCATCGCCATTCAGGTGTTCAGCAAGGTCGACTCCGCGGAGCGCTGCTCGCCCAGGACAGCGCCGTGTGTGCTGACCTTCACCAGCGCCACGCTCGCGGCCCTGGACCATGTGCTGCAGCTCCGGCAGTCCGGGACGCCGGTCGTAGCGGCCAACATGAGCCTGGGCGGCGGCCAGCACACGACGGCCTGCGACCAGGACGCCCGCAAGGTGGCCGTCGACAGCCTGCTCGCCGCCGGGGTCGCCACGGTGGTCTCCGCCGGCAACAGCGGGTGGACCGACGCGGTGAGCTCCCCCGGCTGCGTGTCCTCTGCCATCACGGTGGGCAGCACCGTGGACGACGACACGCTGTCCTCCTTCACCAACCGTGGTCCGCTGCTTGACGTGTTCGCACCCGGCAGCGACATCGTCTCCTCGATTCCCCGCGGCGGCTTCGGCTCGAAGAACGGCACGTCCATGGCCGCTCCCCACGTGGCGGGCGCCCTCGCGGTTCTCCGGCAGGCGTACCCCCGTGCGACCATCGCGCAGCTCGAGACGATCCTGAAGACCGGCGGGAAGACCGTCACCTACACGGGCGGCAGCACTCCGCGCATCCAGCTCGATCTGTCGCCGCGTATCACGGACTTCAACTGCGACGGCGTCGAGGACACCGTCTTCGGCGACCCGAAAGCGACGGTGGGCGGCGACGCCAACGCCGGTGTCGTACGGGTGATCCACGGCGGCGGCAAGGGCACCGCCGAGATCAACCAGGACCTCGCCGCCGTCTCCGGCGGTGCCGAGCCGGGCGACTGGTTCGGCGAGAACCTGGCCACCTTCGACCATGACAAGGACGGCTGCACCGACCTCGTCGTGGGTGTCCCGGCCGAGGACGTCGGCACCACCACGGACGCCGGTTCCGCGCAGATCTTCTACGGCGCCGCGAACGGCCTGTCCACCGGCAAGGCGGCCCTCGACCTCGTGCAGGGCACGGGCGCGGGCTCGATCCTGTCCTCGGCCCCGGAGGCGGGCGACCGCTTCGGCAACGCCGTCGCCGCCGGTCACACCCGCGCGGGTGAGCCGTACCTCGTGATCGGCGTGTCCGGCGAGGACCTGGGCACCGTCGCCGACGCGGGCAGCGCCCACTACCTGCGCGGCAGCATCAACGTCGCCGTCCACCAGGACAAGCCGGGCATGAGCGGTACCGCCGAGGCCGGCGACAAGTTCGGCTCCTCCCTCGCGGCCTCGGCGAACCATGTCGTCATCGGCTCGCCGGGTGAGGCGATCGGCACCCTGGCCAACGCGGGTGGCGTTCAGATCCTCAAGCACGACCTGAGCGTCGACGGCATCCCCGCCCCGGTCCAGGGCATCAGCCAGGACGACGACTTCGTGTCCGGCGCGTCCGAGGCGGGCGACCAGTTCGGCGCGTCCGTGGCGGCCGTCACGTACCGTCCTTCCGCCACGGCTGCCGCGACCGACACCGTCTTCGCGGTCGGCTCCCCCGGCGAGGCCCTGACCGTCGGCACCAGTACCGTGACCCAGGCCGGAGCCGTCCAGAGCTTCCGCGTCACCGGGACCGGTACGGTCACCCAGGCCGCCAACTTCCACGCCGAGGTCGAGAACGTGCAGGGCTCGGCCGAGGCCGGCGACAAGTTCGGCCAGAAGGTCGCCCTCGCCGACCTGGCGCCGCGCGCGCCCGGCACGGCGAGCAGCCTCGTCCTCGCGGTCGGCATCGCGGGTGAGGACGTCGGCACCACCACGGACGCGGGAGCGGTCCAGACCTTCTACCCGTTCGGGGCCCCGGGCGACAACGACTTCTGGATCGAGGCCGGTAACGCCTCCGGCCTCGGCGGCACGCCGACGGCCGGCCACGCCGTGGGCACCCACCTCGGCGCCACGGCCGGCAGGCTGTACATCGGTGTGCCCAACACCGCTCCGTACGGCGCCGCGTACGCCCTGCCGTGGAGCAACGCCACCGGCGGCCGCACCGGCACGACCGGCACGGTCACCACGCATCAGCCGGGCCAGAACGGCCTTCCGGCCGCGGGCGGCGGATTCGGCTGGTCCATCGGCTGA
- a CDS encoding DUF4139 domain-containing protein: protein MSTASKVIALPVTAVTCLEDRAHVERAVELDLEAGVQRLRLGPVSALAVDRTLHAELTSGHPATVLDVRIVRTWTPRQPAPSADDDSVLRHRVHSLEEERLGLERRRDRLRARLDLLGRLATDVLREIGEGAGSGETEGTRWARELDRVDEERDAYGEQLRTVEARLAAISVELGETTRAMDLSEEEPAELVGHIELTVEAAAAGPVGLRLSHLTPCALWRPAYRAVLDGDSLTLETDAMVWQRTGEDWSDVRLTLSTARSASATEPPWLGEDRLTLRDRAAAERRTVDVELREEEIGDLGPVPVLGLPGVDDGGEARVLSSPSPVSVPGDGRAHRVPLSVFTTDASSEYACSPELSPLVTQVVRFDNRSGHVLLAGPVDLVRGSGFSGRGTLDFTAPGAPVELAFGSRDDHRVVRQAEESRDSAGIMQRNVVTRTVRLHLSRFSAPGETGERAVVLRERIPVSEVSAVEVRLREEACSPAPDVVDAEGIVRWDVALPPGGRRTVTLVYELSASAKVIGL, encoded by the coding sequence ATGTCCACAGCCTCGAAGGTGATCGCCCTCCCCGTCACCGCCGTCACCTGCCTGGAGGACCGCGCCCACGTCGAGCGCGCCGTCGAGCTCGACCTGGAGGCCGGGGTCCAGCGGCTGCGTCTGGGGCCGGTCAGTGCGCTGGCCGTCGACCGTACGCTCCATGCCGAGCTGACCTCCGGTCACCCGGCGACCGTGCTCGACGTGCGGATCGTCCGCACCTGGACGCCGCGGCAGCCGGCGCCGTCCGCCGACGACGACTCCGTCCTGCGCCACCGCGTGCACTCCCTCGAGGAGGAGCGGCTCGGCCTGGAGCGGCGACGCGATCGGCTGCGTGCCCGCCTCGACCTGCTCGGCCGTCTCGCCACCGATGTGCTGCGGGAGATCGGCGAGGGCGCCGGCTCCGGGGAGACCGAAGGGACCCGCTGGGCCCGCGAACTGGACCGCGTGGACGAGGAGCGCGACGCGTACGGCGAGCAACTCCGCACCGTGGAGGCCCGGCTGGCCGCGATCTCCGTCGAGCTCGGGGAGACCACGCGGGCCATGGACCTCTCCGAGGAGGAGCCCGCCGAGCTGGTCGGTCACATCGAGCTGACCGTGGAGGCGGCGGCCGCCGGCCCGGTCGGGCTGCGCCTGAGCCACCTCACGCCGTGTGCGCTGTGGCGGCCCGCCTACCGGGCCGTGCTCGACGGGGACTCGTTGACGCTGGAGACCGACGCGATGGTCTGGCAGCGGACGGGCGAGGACTGGTCGGACGTACGGCTGACGCTGTCGACGGCCCGGTCGGCGTCGGCCACCGAGCCACCGTGGCTGGGCGAGGACCGGCTGACGCTCAGGGACCGCGCAGCCGCGGAGCGCCGTACGGTCGACGTCGAGCTGCGCGAGGAGGAGATCGGTGACCTCGGCCCGGTCCCGGTGCTCGGTCTGCCGGGGGTGGACGACGGCGGCGAGGCGCGGGTGCTGAGCTCCCCCTCGCCGGTCTCCGTGCCCGGCGACGGTCGCGCCCACCGCGTGCCGCTCTCCGTCTTCACCACGGACGCGAGCAGCGAGTACGCCTGCTCACCCGAGCTGTCCCCGCTGGTCACCCAGGTGGTGCGGTTCGACAACCGGTCCGGCCATGTGCTGCTCGCCGGGCCCGTGGACCTGGTCCGCGGCAGCGGATTCAGCGGCCGCGGCACGCTGGACTTCACCGCTCCCGGCGCCCCCGTCGAGCTGGCCTTCGGCAGCCGCGACGACCACCGGGTGGTCCGGCAGGCCGAGGAGTCCCGCGATTCCGCGGGCATCATGCAGCGGAACGTGGTCACGCGCACGGTCCGGCTGCACCTGTCCCGGTTCTCCGCCCCCGGGGAGACGGGCGAACGGGCGGTGGTCCTCCGGGAGCGGATCCCGGTCTCCGAGGTCTCGGCGGTGGAGGTACGCCTGCGCGAGGAGGCCTGCTCCCCGGCGCCCGACGTGGTCGACGCCGAAGGCATCGTCCGCTGGGACGTCGCCCTGCCGCCCGGCGGCCGCCGCACGGTCACCCTCGTCTACGAGCTGTCGGCGAGCGCCAAGGTCATCGGCCTCTGA